From Alkalispirochaeta americana, one genomic window encodes:
- a CDS encoding carboxypeptidase M32, protein MIGETNSPCARAGSPGDPLEELKALDREARLLEHSGAVLSWDQEVYMPPAAVEERADQLALLQSLAHQRDSSPRVGELLDLLQAESSLQEGVEGFFLREKRRSYERSCRVPERLVRDLAQTASRGQNAWVAARKANDYDQFKPWLERLIELNRELADHLGYRETPYDALLDQYEPYTSTAEVAEVFGTLKEGLIPLVQKIASRPLADHSFLRHSFPVEGQKQLSQEVMLALGYDLDQGRLDCSAHPFTTTLGSRDVRITTRFNEKLVESGLFSTIHETGHALYELGVGEDLAGTLLAEGTSLGIHESQSRMWENMIGRSRAFWSHWLPRMAEIFPDQLEGVSLERFYRGINRVEPSLIRVEADEVTYSLHVILRFELEQALISGDLPVDDLPGAWNQGMKELLGVVPRDYSSGVLQDVHWSMGAFGYFPTYALGNLYAAQFLKALERDLPALWEGIARGEYAPILGWLRQKVHRHGKCRSAGELVREITGGPLDSSVFLEYLWGKYDEEQGR, encoded by the coding sequence GTGATCGGTGAAACAAATTCTCCTTGCGCAAGGGCGGGCTCCCCCGGCGATCCCCTGGAGGAGCTCAAGGCCCTGGACCGGGAGGCCCGGTTGCTGGAGCACTCCGGGGCCGTCCTGAGCTGGGATCAGGAGGTCTATATGCCTCCCGCCGCTGTGGAGGAGCGAGCCGACCAGTTGGCGCTCCTCCAGAGCCTGGCTCATCAGCGGGACAGTTCTCCCCGGGTTGGGGAGCTGCTGGATCTTCTTCAGGCAGAATCTTCCCTTCAGGAGGGGGTGGAGGGATTTTTCCTGCGGGAAAAGCGACGTTCCTACGAGCGCAGCTGTCGTGTGCCGGAGCGATTGGTACGGGACCTGGCCCAGACGGCAAGCCGTGGTCAGAACGCTTGGGTGGCAGCGCGGAAGGCCAACGACTACGATCAGTTCAAGCCCTGGCTTGAGCGCCTTATCGAACTAAACCGGGAGCTGGCGGACCATCTGGGATACCGGGAGACTCCCTACGATGCACTCCTGGATCAATACGAGCCCTATACCTCGACGGCGGAGGTAGCGGAGGTGTTTGGCACCCTCAAGGAGGGGCTGATTCCCCTGGTCCAGAAGATAGCCTCCCGGCCCCTGGCTGATCACTCTTTCCTGCGGCACTCCTTCCCGGTGGAGGGTCAGAAGCAGCTCAGCCAGGAGGTGATGCTGGCTCTGGGCTATGACCTGGACCAGGGCCGTCTGGACTGTTCAGCTCACCCCTTTACAACAACCCTGGGTTCCAGGGATGTTCGAATCACTACCCGCTTTAACGAAAAACTCGTTGAGTCGGGGCTTTTCTCCACAATCCACGAAACGGGCCACGCTCTCTATGAACTCGGAGTGGGAGAGGACCTGGCGGGAACCCTCCTGGCCGAAGGAACCTCCCTGGGTATTCACGAATCCCAGTCCCGAATGTGGGAGAACATGATTGGCCGGAGCCGGGCCTTCTGGTCCCACTGGTTGCCCCGGATGGCGGAGATCTTCCCTGATCAGCTCGAGGGGGTCTCGCTGGAGAGGTTTTATCGCGGAATCAACCGGGTGGAACCCTCGCTGATCCGGGTGGAAGCCGATGAGGTTACCTACAGTCTGCACGTAATTCTCCGCTTTGAGCTTGAGCAGGCCCTGATATCAGGAGATCTTCCGGTGGATGATCTTCCCGGGGCCTGGAACCAGGGAATGAAAGAGCTTCTGGGAGTGGTGCCTCGTGACTACTCCTCGGGGGTTCTCCAGGATGTACACTGGTCCATGGGGGCCTTCGGGTATTTCCCCACCTATGCCCTGGGGAATCTCTACGCAGCGCAGTTCCTGAAAGCCCTGGAGCGGGATCTTCCCGCTCTTTGGGAGGGGATTGCCCGGGGCGAGTACGCCCCTATTCTGGGGTGGCTCCGCCAGAAGGTTCACCGCCACGGCAAGTGCCGGAGCGCTGGCGAGCTGGTCCGGGAAATTACCGGCGGTCCACTGGATTCCTCGGTCTTTCTGGAGTATCTTTGGGGTAAGTACGACGAAGAGCAGGGGAGGTAA
- a CDS encoding CDP-alcohol phosphatidyltransferase family protein, with protein sequence MNAANALTSLRLVLSPVFFVFAFLPLWADGRFALLSTVVLWILFVIIELSDILDGAVARGLGIVSDLGKLLDPFADVVSRLTYFLVFVVLGIMPAWMFLLIMYREVGIIFVRMMMMRDGVALAARKGGKTKAVMYAVSAGLGLVLLMNIRLGSFAAFATVLPWVVLASFGVSVFLSWASFLDYLIILYRHYKGRA encoded by the coding sequence GTGAACGCTGCAAACGCTTTGACTTCTCTCCGGCTCGTCTTGAGCCCTGTTTTTTTTGTTTTCGCCTTTCTCCCTCTCTGGGCTGACGGGCGATTTGCCCTTCTCAGTACGGTAGTACTCTGGATTCTCTTCGTCATCATTGAGCTCTCGGATATACTGGACGGAGCCGTGGCCCGGGGGCTGGGGATAGTCTCTGATCTGGGGAAACTGCTGGACCCCTTCGCCGACGTGGTGAGCCGCCTCACCTATTTCCTCGTCTTTGTTGTGCTGGGAATCATGCCGGCCTGGATGTTCCTTCTCATCATGTACCGCGAAGTGGGGATCATCTTTGTGCGGATGATGATGATGCGCGATGGAGTTGCCCTGGCAGCGAGGAAGGGTGGAAAGACCAAGGCTGTCATGTATGCCGTGAGCGCTGGTCTGGGGCTGGTGTTGCTCATGAATATCCGGCTGGGCAGTTTTGCTGCCTTCGCGACGGTCCTCCCCTGGGTTGTCCTCGCATCCTTTGGTGTGTCGGTATTTCTCTCGTGGGCAAGCTTTCTCGATTACCTGATCATTCTGTACCGCCACTACAAAGGTCGCGCCTGA
- the thrS gene encoding threonine--tRNA ligase produces the protein MADALTREEKLYRIRHTTAHVMAEAVLQIFPEASIAIGPPVENGFYYDFQLPRSLKPEDLESIEEGMRTILAGKHPLTREVVGKERAREIFQNQPFKLELIDDLPEDVEVSTYTVDTFVDLCKGPHVESTAEIHPKAFKLLSIAGAYWRGDEKRPMLQRIYGTAWETPKELREHLNWLAEVEKRDHRKVGRELDLFSTHEEAGSGLVYWHPKGARIRGAIEDFWREEHRKGGYDMLYTPHVGKSWLWETSGHLDFYKDNMYSPMELDNAEYFAKPMNCPFHIMIYRTAKHSYRDLPLRWGELGTVYRYERSGVLHGLLRVRGFTQDDAHIFCTPDQVEAEILEVLQFSMNIWDAFGFQKIKAYLSTRPEKSVGDPADWDRATESLRKALEAEGMDYELDEGGGAFYGPKIDLKVQDALGREWQMTTIQFDFNLPERFDMTFVDRDGQEKRPYMVHRALLGSLERFFGVLIEHYGGAFPVWLSPLQVMVVPVAPAFNDYADKVAKRLFAEGYRVEADLSDNRMNAKIRSAQQQKVPYMLVVGEAEEQAGAVSPRTRTGERPGTMSLEDFETFLAGKVREKALL, from the coding sequence ATGGCGGATGCGCTCACGCGTGAAGAAAAACTGTATCGAATTCGGCATACCACGGCCCACGTAATGGCCGAAGCTGTTCTCCAGATCTTTCCCGAGGCCTCGATTGCGATCGGTCCTCCTGTTGAGAACGGGTTTTACTACGATTTTCAGCTGCCCCGTTCCCTGAAACCGGAGGATCTCGAGTCGATCGAGGAAGGGATGCGAACAATTCTCGCAGGAAAGCATCCCCTCACCAGGGAAGTTGTCGGAAAAGAGCGTGCTCGGGAGATATTCCAGAACCAACCCTTCAAACTGGAGCTTATCGATGATCTGCCCGAGGACGTGGAGGTATCAACCTACACAGTAGATACCTTTGTAGACCTCTGCAAAGGTCCTCATGTGGAGTCCACCGCAGAGATCCATCCCAAGGCCTTCAAGCTCCTCTCTATCGCTGGAGCGTACTGGCGGGGTGACGAGAAGCGGCCCATGTTGCAGCGCATCTACGGCACAGCCTGGGAGACCCCCAAAGAGCTGCGGGAGCACCTGAACTGGCTCGCCGAGGTGGAAAAACGGGATCACCGCAAGGTAGGCCGGGAACTCGATCTCTTCAGCACCCACGAGGAAGCCGGGTCCGGCCTTGTCTACTGGCACCCCAAGGGTGCGCGAATCCGGGGGGCGATCGAAGATTTCTGGCGAGAAGAGCACCGCAAAGGCGGATACGACATGCTCTATACGCCCCATGTGGGAAAAAGCTGGCTTTGGGAGACCTCGGGGCACCTCGATTTCTACAAAGACAACATGTATTCGCCCATGGAGCTGGACAACGCCGAGTATTTTGCCAAGCCCATGAACTGCCCCTTCCACATCATGATCTATCGGACGGCAAAACACAGCTACCGGGATCTCCCTCTCCGGTGGGGTGAGCTTGGAACGGTCTATCGCTACGAGCGCAGCGGCGTTCTCCATGGACTCTTGCGCGTTCGGGGGTTCACCCAGGACGATGCTCACATCTTCTGCACTCCCGACCAGGTGGAGGCGGAAATTCTGGAGGTTCTGCAGTTCAGCATGAACATCTGGGATGCCTTCGGCTTTCAGAAGATCAAAGCCTATCTCTCGACACGGCCCGAAAAATCTGTTGGAGACCCGGCTGATTGGGACCGGGCCACCGAGAGCCTGCGGAAGGCTCTGGAAGCAGAGGGAATGGACTACGAACTGGATGAGGGTGGCGGAGCCTTCTATGGACCAAAAATCGATCTCAAGGTTCAGGATGCCCTGGGCCGGGAGTGGCAGATGACCACCATCCAGTTTGACTTCAACCTGCCAGAACGGTTCGACATGACCTTTGTGGACCGCGATGGCCAGGAGAAGCGGCCTTACATGGTCCATCGGGCTCTTCTGGGCTCCCTGGAGCGGTTTTTTGGTGTTCTGATCGAACATTACGGAGGGGCCTTTCCCGTCTGGCTTTCGCCCCTTCAGGTTATGGTGGTCCCCGTTGCCCCTGCCTTCAACGACTACGCGGACAAGGTTGCAAAACGTCTCTTTGCAGAGGGCTACCGGGTCGAGGCGGATCTTTCGGATAACCGGATGAACGCAAAAATCCGCTCTGCCCAGCAACAGAAGGTTCCCTATATGCTGGTGGTGGGCGAGGCCGAGGAGCAGGCCGGGGCGGTGAGCCCCAGAACCCGCACGGGTGAACGGCCCGGAACGATGTCCCTCGAGGATTTTGAAACCTTTCTGGCCGGGAAGGTCCGGGAAAAGGCTCTGCTGTGA